Proteins from a single region of Dyadobacter fanqingshengii:
- a CDS encoding response regulator transcription factor has protein sequence MPKISIGLVEDNPTIASDLWEKLSLSEDIELILKAINGKDLFKKLAYSALPEVFLMDIEMAEMDGITTTRLLKEKYPSVKILILTMFDDDAKLFEAIKAGASGYLLKDEKPHKIINAISEVLEGGAPMSPLMAAKTLDLLRQGSNDIQIQSVSKSAELTLRENEILEWLVRGLNVRQISEKLFVSDKTIRKHLEHIYQKLQVRGSREAVAKVIGRTY, from the coding sequence ATGCCTAAAATCAGTATTGGACTAGTAGAAGACAATCCCACCATTGCCTCTGATTTATGGGAAAAATTGTCTCTGAGCGAAGACATTGAACTTATACTTAAGGCAATAAACGGGAAAGACCTTTTTAAGAAATTAGCCTATTCTGCGCTGCCGGAAGTTTTCCTGATGGACATTGAAATGGCTGAAATGGACGGGATCACGACCACCCGTCTGCTGAAAGAAAAATATCCTTCGGTAAAGATCCTGATCCTGACCATGTTTGATGATGATGCCAAACTTTTCGAAGCGATCAAGGCGGGTGCGTCCGGCTATCTGCTGAAAGATGAAAAGCCGCATAAGATCATCAATGCCATATCCGAAGTGCTGGAAGGAGGCGCCCCAATGTCGCCACTGATGGCCGCCAAAACCCTGGATCTGCTTCGGCAGGGATCCAATGATATTCAGATCCAGTCGGTTTCAAAATCGGCGGAACTTACACTGCGGGAAAATGAAATTCTGGAATGGCTGGTGCGCGGGCTTAATGTGAGGCAGATCAGCGAAAAGCTTTTTGTTTCTGATAAAACCATCCGCAAACATCTCGAACACATTTACCAAAAATTGCAAGTAAGAGGTAGCCGCGAAGCTGTTGCCAAAGTGATCGGGAGGACTTATTAA
- a CDS encoding sensor histidine kinase: MTNVSSFNDYPVLAVTKTSSSINDKLGDSDRHTKKRAVKFLSQESALLHSQLKNQRERIARDLHDGIGSQLTHIISRLDIMAFNNQANQTQLADLRDFTSETFQQLRETIWVLNQPEIPYGQLTERVRGLLTRISCESEYPKLNIVAYGDGEALLSPHVASSIFRIVQESVNNAMKYADATSISVCLAIDDTSFTVLINDNGKGFCRQEICPGYGLENIRKRAEELNGKLELDSSKEGTKVLVEFPL; this comes from the coding sequence ATGACTAACGTTTCCTCATTTAATGATTATCCAGTGCTTGCCGTCACCAAAACAAGCTCGTCGATCAATGACAAGCTTGGTGACTCCGACAGACACACAAAGAAAAGAGCCGTCAAATTCCTCTCGCAGGAAAGTGCGTTGTTGCATTCTCAACTGAAAAACCAGCGCGAACGCATTGCCCGGGACTTACATGATGGTATCGGATCGCAGCTGACGCACATTATCTCGCGACTCGACATCATGGCTTTCAATAACCAGGCGAACCAGACGCAACTGGCGGATCTCCGGGATTTCACCAGCGAAACCTTTCAGCAATTGAGGGAGACGATCTGGGTTCTTAATCAGCCTGAGATTCCGTATGGCCAGCTGACAGAGCGTGTACGGGGATTGCTTACCCGCATTTCCTGTGAATCGGAATATCCCAAACTGAACATTGTGGCCTACGGAGACGGCGAAGCGCTGCTTTCACCGCATGTCGCATCTTCCATTTTCAGGATCGTTCAGGAGTCCGTAAATAATGCGATGAAATATGCCGATGCAACCAGCATTTCGGTCTGTCTCGCAATTGACGACACCAGCTTTACTGTGCTCATTAATGACAATGGCAAGGGCTTTTGCCGCCAGGAAATCTGTCCGGGATATGGTTTGGAAAATATCAGAAAAAGGGCTGAGGAACTGAACGGAAAGCTGGAACTGGATTCCTCAAAAGAAGGCACAAAAGTGCTGGTAGAATTCCCGCTTTGA
- a CDS encoding OmpA family protein codes for MKKVLLLLLLCMVVWDMNASPQALHIVGQANDVRSGASVSGVSFYIEKENQRTLLSSTDEQGHFSFDLLSDATKLIIEKKGYRLISTGISTYKNTGKRIDFFVKIPLIPLDAQANDTPYMQSQQTQYTVENEQKKKTAIVRKFFVSDAVNGSAVRKGTLCFEFTRNAKKECKELNEEPVMSFAESDIVGFTVSAEGYQEYTGNLILEKMDERPGKYDIKLTPEITMLSLNISGNPLVASCKLTADSGGEIVLPALDKMAYSALVRAGNYRLTVFDRKMALIHSEKVSVAKGLNFMGLVVGNKPIPVREAPVAKAETAPVKAEGLDSLETLTIYFNQSDYTFKADEKAKLDALAEWLKINNNKKVRVVGHTDNVGSTKLNITLSEFRAKVIRHYLLSRKVSEKQILWAGVGGKYPAVKNDTEENKRLNRRVEISMLP; via the coding sequence ATGAAAAAGGTTTTGCTGCTTTTGTTGCTATGTATGGTTGTGTGGGACATGAATGCGTCGCCGCAGGCACTGCATATTGTTGGACAGGCCAATGATGTGCGCTCGGGCGCAAGCGTGTCGGGTGTATCCTTTTACATTGAAAAGGAAAACCAGCGCACATTGCTTTCATCAACTGACGAGCAGGGACATTTCAGCTTCGACTTGCTTTCGGACGCGACAAAGCTCATTATCGAAAAAAAAGGATATCGCTTGATAAGTACAGGTATTTCAACCTATAAGAACACGGGAAAAAGGATTGATTTTTTTGTTAAAATACCATTAATACCCCTTGATGCACAGGCAAATGATACGCCTTACATGCAGAGCCAGCAAACGCAGTACACGGTAGAAAACGAGCAAAAGAAGAAGACTGCCATCGTACGAAAATTTTTTGTTTCTGATGCCGTAAACGGTTCGGCTGTGAGAAAAGGAACATTGTGTTTTGAATTCACAAGAAACGCCAAAAAAGAATGCAAGGAGCTTAATGAGGAACCGGTTATGTCCTTTGCTGAGTCTGACATTGTGGGATTTACCGTCTCCGCAGAGGGATATCAGGAATACACAGGAAACCTTATCCTGGAAAAAATGGATGAAAGACCGGGCAAATATGACATTAAACTTACGCCGGAAATCACCATGCTTTCCTTGAACATTAGCGGAAATCCATTGGTGGCTTCGTGTAAACTCACGGCCGATTCAGGCGGAGAGATCGTATTGCCCGCTTTGGATAAAATGGCCTATTCGGCTCTGGTGCGTGCAGGAAACTATCGCCTTACCGTATTTGACAGGAAAATGGCACTGATCCATTCCGAAAAAGTTTCAGTGGCAAAGGGACTGAATTTCATGGGCCTTGTGGTCGGAAACAAACCAATTCCCGTTCGGGAGGCGCCGGTAGCGAAAGCGGAAACAGCGCCTGTAAAAGCAGAAGGGCTGGATTCTTTGGAAACGCTTACGATCTATTTCAATCAAAGCGATTACACATTCAAAGCCGATGAGAAAGCAAAGCTCGATGCGCTTGCAGAATGGCTGAAAATAAATAACAACAAGAAAGTCAGGGTAGTAGGCCACACGGATAATGTGGGTAGTACAAAACTGAACATTACGCTTTCCGAGTTCAGGGCCAAGGTGATCCGGCATTACCTGTTATCCAGGAAGGTAAGTGAGAAGCAAATTTTATGGGCTGGGGTGGGTGGAAAGTATCCGGCCGTTAAAAACGATACTGAAGAGAACAAACGATTGAACAGAAGGGTCGAAATTTCGATGCTCCCTTAA
- a CDS encoding PKD domain-containing protein gives MISKISLICIALLTVACSMQEPGAPKADFETSTADCQAPCQVDFKDLSENKGVYNWKYDWAFKDSTSFSSDQNPVFKFTKAGKYQVVLTISNAKYGSDSAEKTITITAPIAPVAQFSFTGNNCQAPCEISFTNLSTNAKTYKWEFGDSSAINTDQTPKHTFNKAGAYKVILTALNETVSDTAVKIVTILAVSKAPEAEFDIVAKDTTRSDSTVFSFINKSKNATSYLWDFGDKIQIATASPTHAFPRTNKDVTYTVSLSAISGSQVNKKTKTLTVKKK, from the coding sequence ATGATTTCCAAAATATCCCTCATATGCATTGCATTATTAACCGTCGCCTGCTCGATGCAGGAGCCCGGTGCGCCGAAGGCGGACTTCGAAACGTCAACTGCCGACTGCCAGGCACCTTGTCAGGTCGATTTTAAGGATTTGTCTGAAAATAAAGGGGTTTACAATTGGAAATACGACTGGGCTTTCAAAGACAGTACGAGCTTTTCATCAGATCAGAATCCGGTTTTCAAATTTACCAAGGCAGGAAAATACCAGGTTGTTTTAACCATCAGTAATGCAAAATATGGAAGTGACAGCGCAGAAAAAACCATTACTATTACCGCACCCATTGCCCCGGTAGCCCAATTTAGTTTTACCGGCAACAATTGCCAGGCTCCCTGTGAGATAAGCTTTACGAACCTATCTACAAATGCAAAAACCTATAAGTGGGAATTCGGGGACAGCAGTGCGATAAATACAGACCAAACTCCTAAGCACACATTTAACAAGGCCGGCGCATATAAAGTCATATTAACGGCCCTCAACGAAACCGTGAGTGACACCGCTGTGAAGATTGTGACCATTCTGGCGGTATCCAAAGCACCGGAAGCTGAGTTCGATATCGTCGCCAAAGACACAACCCGCTCCGACTCAACAGTTTTTTCTTTCATCAATAAATCGAAGAATGCGACAAGTTATTTATGGGATTTCGGGGATAAAATCCAGATCGCAACCGCTTCACCAACGCACGCATTTCCACGCACCAATAAAGACGTCACCTACACCGTTTCTCTTTCCGCCATTTCGGGTAGTCAGGTGAATAAAAAAACGAAAACCCTTACTGTCAAAAAGAAATAG
- a CDS encoding PKD domain-containing protein encodes MKRILIQLSFISIIFSCHEELPPQPVAKFTFTNGDCIAPCDVTFTSGSEHANTLEWDFNDGTPIEKGVTITHKFAKGKNYSVKLIAKSKDGGSSGAQQMVEVKPEPATPPEADFKHTMSNDSIAPSKVTFDNQSGNATRYEWDFGDPNATTDNPNKSTDENPSHTYSKPGKYKVTLTAYNADGKVSTKTIEIEIKSVKAVADFTFTGGDCQAPCEVTFTNKSTSAKTYSWDFGDDSPKSNEPSPKHTYAKDGTYTVTLTVTGEGGQTSVKEEKVVIKKGDVNAVSIKSEFNQPSDIIADASGNIYVCGQTQGETIFGDGKSYSSGPNRKNDFFIAKYNSAGQVIWAHVDGSAENDNGRAMALDDRGNVYLTGYVGGAMRINNITPQGNSDGFVAKFNAAGERQWFTLFGGPNSDDGAALAFFNTPEGPRVYLAGNVTGDPRRNNINFFNGEPATSAVDEDIVFVFLDANDGVIRQPTILRSNGNQRVNALKVDADGNAYMVGTFSGTLIFPGADPGLEAIGQSDAFVAKWILNPGRFQWARRAGSPNEDSGYDVVIDNGRNVYATGTYIGPLTPLGVGSRGDVNVFLGRWNADGSTNNAIPWGRSGFNNGNNDFPGGLAISPGGNILISGSYPGTGSFPFETKTFESQGSTDMIVAEVGVGNGLATGRFQVTGGGRGEDTGRKICVSPDGHVYSTGYFSGAATLNGTELSTASAMPNTYIVKYKY; translated from the coding sequence ATGAAAAGAATTTTAATTCAATTGTCGTTCATATCAATCATTTTCAGCTGTCACGAGGAGCTGCCACCGCAGCCGGTTGCCAAATTCACTTTTACCAATGGAGATTGTATAGCACCGTGCGATGTAACATTTACCAGTGGCTCTGAGCATGCAAATACTTTGGAGTGGGATTTTAATGATGGGACACCTATCGAGAAAGGAGTGACAATCACACATAAGTTTGCAAAAGGGAAGAACTATTCGGTAAAGCTCATTGCGAAAAGCAAAGATGGCGGAAGCAGCGGCGCGCAGCAAATGGTGGAGGTCAAACCGGAGCCAGCAACACCACCGGAAGCGGATTTTAAGCACACCATGAGCAATGATAGCATTGCGCCTTCGAAAGTAACATTTGACAACCAATCCGGGAATGCCACGCGATACGAATGGGATTTTGGCGATCCCAACGCGACGACCGACAATCCAAATAAAAGCACGGATGAAAACCCATCGCATACTTACAGCAAACCCGGGAAGTACAAGGTTACATTGACTGCTTACAATGCGGATGGGAAAGTTTCAACAAAAACCATTGAGATTGAAATCAAATCAGTAAAGGCGGTCGCCGATTTTACATTCACAGGCGGTGACTGTCAAGCACCTTGTGAAGTGACATTTACCAATAAGTCCACAAGCGCCAAAACATACAGCTGGGATTTTGGCGACGACAGTCCGAAGAGTAATGAGCCCTCCCCCAAGCATACTTACGCAAAGGATGGGACTTATACGGTTACGCTGACAGTGACCGGAGAAGGCGGGCAGACGAGTGTGAAAGAAGAGAAGGTGGTTATTAAAAAGGGAGATGTAAATGCAGTGAGCATTAAGAGTGAATTCAATCAACCTAGCGATATTATCGCTGATGCAAGCGGGAACATTTACGTATGCGGGCAGACACAAGGCGAAACGATATTTGGTGATGGCAAGAGCTATTCTTCCGGACCAAATCGAAAGAATGACTTCTTTATCGCAAAATATAATAGTGCCGGACAAGTGATATGGGCCCATGTGGATGGAAGTGCCGAGAATGACAATGGTCGCGCGATGGCATTGGATGACAGAGGGAATGTATACCTCACCGGTTACGTTGGCGGTGCGATGCGCATCAATAACATTACGCCCCAGGGAAATTCCGATGGTTTCGTTGCTAAGTTTAATGCAGCAGGTGAGCGTCAATGGTTTACCCTTTTCGGGGGCCCTAACAGCGATGATGGTGCAGCTCTGGCGTTTTTCAATACGCCCGAAGGCCCGAGAGTGTATTTAGCGGGCAATGTCACAGGTGACCCGAGAAGAAACAACATCAACTTTTTCAATGGTGAACCAGCAACGTCTGCCGTCGACGAGGATATTGTTTTTGTGTTTTTGGATGCAAATGATGGAGTGATCAGACAACCAACCATACTGAGATCGAATGGGAATCAGCGGGTTAATGCACTAAAAGTGGATGCGGATGGGAATGCTTATATGGTTGGGACTTTCAGCGGCACGCTTATTTTCCCAGGCGCGGATCCGGGTTTGGAGGCCATTGGGCAGTCAGATGCCTTTGTTGCAAAATGGATATTAAACCCGGGTCGTTTCCAATGGGCGAGAAGGGCGGGATCTCCCAATGAAGATTCTGGATATGATGTGGTGATCGACAATGGCAGGAATGTATATGCCACCGGTACGTATATCGGCCCTTTAACCCCTTTGGGTGTAGGAAGCAGAGGGGACGTCAATGTGTTCCTGGGAAGATGGAATGCGGACGGAAGTACGAATAATGCGATACCCTGGGGCCGAAGTGGTTTCAACAATGGCAACAACGATTTTCCAGGTGGTCTCGCCATAAGTCCGGGCGGAAATATCTTAATATCCGGATCATATCCCGGAACAGGAAGTTTTCCTTTTGAAACTAAAACTTTTGAATCTCAGGGAAGCACGGATATGATCGTCGCAGAAGTCGGGGTAGGGAATGGATTAGCGACTGGCAGATTTCAGGTGACGGGAGGTGGGAGAGGGGAAGACACGGGAAGGAAAATTTGCGTATCGCCAGATGGTCACGTTTACAGCACAGGATACTTCTCGGGGGCTGCAACACTCAACGGAACTGAACTTAGCACTGCATCAGCTATGCCAAATACATACATTGTGAAATACAAATACTAA
- a CDS encoding TonB family protein: MDATDFNDRFDYDADNDLLGEGGFGKIFKAWDNVRNEFIALKMSKVVPGLEEFSLLSEYERVKQLEHPNIARYMDCRRIKLPGIGTHDIALMKYYEHGNLAQLLKNHTLTTGQKTKLIEGLLDGISYLHKLKPLIIHSDLKPSNILVVERRGFFIPLITDFGISRRATVDDKSYVTNVTGAGTYAYAAPEQWEAKELRPNADLWSFGILAIYVWFNGKKLPFRSDDISIATESGRIEYMKRVMALDFIPDLKGLPEMYQKMIDACLVISPQNRVKTVDQLYTILRGGEPVVVDEQTKVMPKPEAVKPKHVAVDEKTKILPQIPEPVKEVVKEERRPQPAPQPIPEKKKSYVMPIALASAAVIGGLSWVLITADPKPAVVKSTPNIPVVAAKPVVKEAPVPTVIKPVEKPKKKLPVKNAAAVVKKSKTDSKAVYHVVEESPRFPGGSMAMESWVSNNMQMPEAASRSFISGAVRVSFVVNADGTREDIQVVRGLGYGCDEEAVRLVKAMPRWIPGRTAGSSVRVRTIAAITFD, encoded by the coding sequence ATGGATGCCACCGATTTCAATGACCGCTTCGACTATGACGCCGACAACGACTTGCTTGGCGAGGGTGGTTTTGGGAAAATTTTCAAAGCCTGGGATAACGTGCGGAATGAGTTCATTGCCCTCAAAATGTCCAAGGTTGTGCCTGGTTTGGAGGAATTTAGCCTTTTGAGCGAGTATGAGAGGGTTAAGCAATTGGAACATCCCAATATTGCAAGATATATGGATTGCCGCCGGATCAAATTACCGGGCATAGGAACGCACGACATTGCGTTGATGAAATATTACGAGCATGGGAATCTTGCGCAATTATTAAAAAACCACACCCTGACCACCGGACAAAAAACCAAACTCATTGAAGGACTTCTGGATGGCATTTCCTATTTGCATAAGCTGAAACCTCTGATCATTCACAGCGACCTTAAACCCTCGAACATTCTGGTTGTGGAAAGGCGTGGGTTCTTTATTCCGTTAATCACTGATTTTGGAATAAGCCGCAGGGCAACAGTGGATGATAAATCATATGTTACCAATGTCACGGGCGCCGGCACATACGCCTATGCGGCCCCGGAGCAGTGGGAAGCAAAAGAACTGCGGCCTAATGCAGATTTGTGGAGCTTTGGTATCCTTGCCATTTATGTTTGGTTCAATGGTAAAAAACTCCCATTCCGTTCTGACGACATCAGCATTGCCACGGAGTCCGGAAGAATCGAATACATGAAACGTGTAATGGCCCTGGACTTTATTCCCGATCTGAAAGGGCTGCCGGAAATGTATCAAAAAATGATTGATGCGTGCCTGGTTATCAGTCCGCAAAACAGGGTAAAAACCGTAGATCAGCTGTACACAATCCTTCGCGGCGGCGAACCTGTCGTGGTGGATGAGCAAACCAAGGTTATGCCAAAGCCAGAGGCGGTGAAACCAAAGCATGTGGCCGTTGATGAAAAAACCAAGATCCTTCCGCAAATTCCGGAACCAGTGAAGGAAGTTGTAAAAGAGGAGCGACGGCCTCAGCCGGCCCCGCAACCCATTCCGGAAAAAAAGAAAAGTTACGTTATGCCCATTGCACTCGCATCTGCGGCAGTTATTGGGGGGCTGTCCTGGGTGTTGATCACCGCAGATCCAAAGCCGGCAGTAGTGAAATCAACACCAAATATACCGGTTGTTGCGGCCAAGCCTGTTGTGAAAGAAGCGCCTGTGCCCACTGTTATTAAACCTGTTGAAAAGCCTAAGAAAAAACTCCCGGTAAAGAATGCCGCCGCTGTGGTAAAAAAATCCAAAACGGACAGTAAGGCCGTGTATCACGTGGTAGAAGAGAGTCCGAGGTTCCCGGGTGGATCAATGGCAATGGAAAGCTGGGTTTCCAATAATATGCAGATGCCGGAAGCTGCTTCACGCTCCTTTATTTCCGGTGCTGTGCGTGTTTCGTTTGTGGTAAATGCCGATGGGACCCGTGAAGATATACAGGTGGTGAGAGGGCTCGGCTATGGCTGCGACGAGGAGGCAGTACGGCTTGTAAAAGCGATGCCCCGCTGGATCCCCGGCAGAACAGCCGGAAGCAGCGTACGGGTAAGGACGATTGCTGCTATAACGTTTGATTAA
- a CDS encoding pesticin C-terminus-like muramidase, translating into MTKYTFTYHQEIGHQGQSLVPHFPGGRSGVTIGPGYDMGHRTPQEIYTDLTNAGIDPETAYALIDAADKTGPEAASWVAERGGIFITEQQQRSLFENVLVPEYEQRTIDQIANFVNAHADSVPENVDWENLSGRQKQILFDYVYNTGSLARFPELTTAVLNEDWDSVSLHYERFSDDQPLVYRNEMFYREFLDPAYVHEEEEVENISALPVVEDQLLDQQIDELYSEDEIAENTDDVQTKDSDEWYEHI; encoded by the coding sequence ATGACAAAATATACCTTTACTTATCATCAGGAAATAGGCCACCAGGGACAGAGCTTGGTCCCCCATTTTCCAGGAGGGAGATCGGGCGTTACCATTGGACCTGGTTATGATATGGGACATCGCACGCCTCAGGAAATTTATACAGACCTTACCAATGCGGGCATCGATCCCGAGACTGCATATGCACTCATTGATGCGGCCGACAAGACTGGCCCGGAAGCTGCGAGCTGGGTGGCGGAGCGGGGCGGGATCTTTATTACAGAGCAGCAGCAGCGAAGCCTTTTTGAGAATGTGCTTGTCCCCGAATATGAGCAGCGCACCATCGACCAGATTGCAAATTTTGTGAATGCGCACGCTGATTCCGTTCCGGAAAACGTGGATTGGGAAAACCTGTCGGGTAGGCAAAAGCAGATCCTGTTTGATTATGTTTATAATACAGGTTCACTGGCAAGGTTTCCCGAATTGACCACGGCTGTATTAAATGAAGATTGGGACTCAGTTTCGCTTCATTACGAACGCTTTTCCGATGATCAACCACTAGTTTACAGAAATGAAATGTTCTACCGCGAATTTCTGGATCCGGCATATGTTCATGAAGAGGAAGAAGTCGAAAATATCAGCGCGCTGCCGGTTGTAGAAGACCAGCTCCTCGACCAGCAAATAGATGAATTATATTCAGAAGACGAAATTGCTGAGAACACGGACGATGTGCAGACGAAGGATTCCGACGAATGGTATGAACACATTTAA